TGGAATAAAATTGATGGGTGAGTAGCATGTATTTTTTTCCCCATTAGAGATATTCTTCTTTCATGTTCTTTTTGATACAAAATAGTTGTAGATGTTAGGATCCGAATCCCTCACTTCTTAATATTTTTCCAAGCTTTAGGCTAAAAGAAAATTTGATACATATTCATGTGTTCTTCATCATCACTATTGTCATGCACTTCAGCTGTTCGACAAATTGCCTGTTCCATGTAATATAATCGAAAAAGAGCTCAAATCATCGAAATTATAAAGCAATGCCTTTCGGGTTAGTTTCAGCTTGGAACAAGCGTCGAAGAAGCAAATCTCCGGATCATACTGACccatgtttttttctttttccttcataTGATTAACTCCGCCTTTGGTTCTTCTTTACTGTTGTGATCCTTTACAATCAAGTTTCAGTGGAATGTTGTTCTTAAACAATCATGATTCATGATTGTATTTATGGAGTTAaatctatgttttttttttcccttgTGTGGAACAGAGATGGTTATCCCTCCACCTGTTAGACCACCAAGAATTCTAAAATTCCTAAAGCCCTATATCCTGAAGATGCATTTCACAAACAAGTATGTTAGTGCTCAAGTTATCCATTCTCCCACTGCAACTGTGGCTTCAGCAGCAAGCTCACAGGAGAAGGCCCTCAGGTCGAGCATGGAATCTACTCGGGACGTGGCGGCTGCTGCCAAGATTGGGAAGATACTTGCGGAACGCTTGCTGCTCAAAGAGATCCCTGCCGTTTCCGTTTCCTTAAAGCGAGAACAGAAGTATCATGGTAAAGTCAAGGCTGTCATTGATTCTCTTAGGGAAGCAGGTGTCAAGTTGCTTTAAATTTAGAACAATTTCGAAACATTGTTTACTTTTCTTAATCTGTGCTTCTTAACGATTCATCTTTGTCCTGGAAATGATAAGTGAACTAGATCCAAGGAAGAATACATTGTCATTTCATGCTTTGTATGATGCTGTTCGGTTTTATTTAGGTTGTGAAAGACCACTACTTGCTCCAAATCAAATAAGCCTCTAATGTGGTTATACAGGAATAGCTTGCTGAACTCATGTTTCATAGTAATTTGTCATTGTTTATGAATGCGAACTGCTCTAGATCCAAGGATGAATTCGTTCTTCGATTTTGAATGCTTGGTTGAGAAATGTCACTGCTTGCACCAAAACAATTTGCCTATAATGTCATTGTTTGGTCGATGTAGTTTTGTGAGGACTATTTGGTTTGGATTCTTGTATCATTTTGATCTGATCGACCATAATAGCGGGGTGGATTCAAATGGCTCAATGTAAATGAGATCGACAGCTTTGAGGCTCGAGACAAGATTTACTCCTACCCCTACGAACCAGCAAGCAACAACATGTGAATAATTACCCTGATTGAATTACTTGGAAACAAAATGGCTAATATATTTAAAAAGCCCTTAAACTACTACACTTTATTTGAACAAAGCCCTTAGATATATTTTGAATTGATGCAATAGAAATTCTATACATTTTAGcatcaacataaaatttaaaagatggattGAAGTTTTTCAAAAGAGCAATTAAATGTGTTATGCATTtaattaaacactttaaaaataattaaaaataattttattttacttttaaaaatgttattttgtttttatattctCGTCAAATTCAAATCAACATTAAATGTGAATTAGCTCagaaatttcaaatatttttactttaatattaaaatcaagGACTTTCATGCTTAAAAATAATATGTTAGGAGTTCATTTAACTATAAAAAAAATAGCAGGGCTTGTTTAAACAAGGTATAATAATCGATTTGTTAATATATTAGCCAAACAAAATATATAGGTTAATATTTGATAATATATGACAATGCATTAATTTTATGCTTTATCATTAcatcaaatattttatatatatttgtataatgCTCATACTACCTACATCCTCTAGGTTGTTGCAACAACAATGATACTAATTAAATTAAGATTAAGAGCTAATTTACTATTAAGGTTGAAAAATGCTTTTGAAGAGTGTCGTAGAAAAgtttttttgaaaagtttgatcATATTTTACTATGTTGTCAGAAAGTGATTTCAAGAAAGTAAAATgtctattttatatattatattataaagtaGAATTGAAAAAGTACACTATTTGAAGGCACTGCTCACTACGTTATGGTAAAACCATTGCTAGCCATCCAAGACAATGAATCAATTATTTGAGTTCACGATGTTTGAGGGTAGTACTTGCCAAAGTTAATAGCAGAACCACTGCTAGCCTTTGAAGGCATTGAAACAATTATTTGAGCACACATTGTTTGAGCGTCCTACTTGCTAAAGTTAATAGTAGAATCACTGCTAGTCTTCTAAGACACTTAGCTAATTATTTGAGAACACACTTTGAGGGTACTGCTTGCTAAGCTAATAGCAAAATCGCTGCGAGCCTCTTAAGACACTTAGCCAATTAGTTGGGCACGCACCCTTTGAAGATCTTCTTGTGAAGCTAATAGCAAAACTGCTTCTAGCCTCTTAAGGAACTTAACCAATTATTTGAGCACACTCGCTTTGAGGGTACTGCTTCCTAAGTTAATAGTAGAACCATTGCTAACCTTTTAAGACACTTGGCTAATTATTTGAGCACACACCTTTTATGGGTACTACTTGCTAAATTCGAGCTTATACCTTATAATGTACAATTTTCTAAGTTCAAGTTTATACCTTCTCAAGTATAACCCCTAAATTCGAACTTACACATTCTCATAGGTAacttttttaaaacaaaacattttatatgcTAAGTCATTATGAGCGACAAACCTTATTAGATATTAGCTCACGTTGGCAAACACTTAGCCATTTCATGGCATCAAACATAGAATGGTATAAGAATTAAGTGGTGCAACTCTTTGCTCTGTATTAAAAGAGTTAACCATCCTAAACTATGTGTATTGCATCCTCGTATAAGATTTTTTTGCCTTTTTTAGGCTTTCAATATGTAACGGTTTAATTTTTGTGGTACCAGAAATAATGGTTTCAGAACCTCGTTtatatcatatttcataattactagtctattatattattatgagaaaatttgatttaataatttggttgatttgataattaattttagtttaatgaCTAATTGGTAATGAAGGTAATATTTAGTCATCTTTGATCTTTAGGAGTTAAAAGATTTTATATAGCAATTGTCCACTTTCAATGTTAGTGGACGGTTGATGCATGGATTTGGATGAACACCTGTTAGAATGTTAATAAAATAACACTTTGATAATTGTGAGAGTAAGCATTTAAGTGGAAGGAAAGAGAATGATTTTCATTCTCATATCTTCTCCGAAATCTCACCATAGTAGGAGGAAAGAAAAGCTTTAAGAATCTCCTTATCTTTCGGTCTAGCATGATAAGTAAATTGTAGTTTGATTCTCATAAATTTTATGCTCTTGTGAACGCAATAACTCAATTTAACTAACCCATGTATCtattttcaaaactgttaaagttatGAAGTGTTACCATTGTTACTTGCTTGAGTTGTTGATGTTAATTGATTTGATTAGAAATTTAGATATGAAAAGATTTACTGTGTAAAGTGAAGAATTGTTATTCTTAATTTATAAAGATTCAAGTATGAATGTCTAAAAAAGGGTTTAGATGCATTGTAAGCTCATGAATAGTATTTAGAATTTCAAGTGATAGATTGAATTGACTTATAAATACATTATGACGATGAATGATATTTGGTTGAtaagaattgaattaaattattttatagatcaaaatttgaattcataaaaaaaaagacTATGGAAAAAGAAAGGTTGTTGAGTAGGCTTTATCATAGTGTGTTACCATTCTGTCAAGCAAGTTCATGCAATATGAACATTATTTAACTTTCTTTccttttgtttttaaattatacaattaaaaattttgtaagtAGATTTGATTGCTAAGTATATATAGAGAGGAGAAAATATTGAATTCTGTTATGAAAGAATGTGAATGGAATTACAAAATGACAGTGTTCCGATAAACATAGTAAAAAATTTATACACATGGATACATGTTATTTTTTGATGATTCCGAGATTcaacatttgttgcggattcGAAGATAAATGTGACATAGATCTAACTTGGATTAGTAATCTGATGCCGTTTTAAAGGTTTAGCATGGAGTGGTAACCTTACATGTATATAGCCTTGGTTAGGCTTTTTATTGTGTCGATAAAGATTTAGCCTGAATGGGTAACCTTATACCTTTGTATGTGATTAGCTCGAATGAACCTTTGCTGTGAATCGTACTTGTGTTTTGAATTCTTTTACGATGTTCATCGAGTAATGTAAAACATGTGAAATGTGAAGTTACCAAGTTAAGAAATGAGGAGAAATGAAAGAATTAATTAATATTGTTGAAGTCCATATCAACGAAAGGAATGAGATTGAATTTGATAGGAATAGTGTCATTATATCGTGTTGCTTACTCAATATGTTATAGTTATTAAAATATAACCATTTCCCTTGTTGGCGAACTATGTTAGCGGATAGGGAAACTATAATTTCGTATTaatttatcatataattattaCTCAAGGTATGTAATTATTGAATTTGTATGAGCTTACAAAGTATTCTGAATACTTACACCAAAATTACTTTTACATTATAGATTTTGGAGCATTTAGAATACATAGATCGGAACAGTAAGAAGTTCACACTATACGCCAGACGTTATGGTAGACCTTTGATTTTGAATAGTTGTTCTAATTGGCATGTATATAGaggaatttttattttgtaataaGCCAAGTTAGAGTTTAAAGTGCTATCCTTGTGCTCTCTTGATGTTTGTAAATAAAATGAATACAAGTTTTGTTTTTAATGCACATTAGCAGTTTCCGCAATACTTGTTGTATTGTAAAGGTATATGTGGAACAATCCGCCATACTTTTTGAAAAAGTTGTGTCTGCGGAAAAAAATCTGTAGTTTAGCTATAAAAAGTACTATTTATAGCTGATCGATCCATTGTAGCGATCCGTCATTTACTAGTCTATGGCATGGTCTGTCATGCATGTTTAAAGTACGTAAAATATTATCTGAGTTTTGTGTAGTGACCTCGTATAGCTTAGGTCCAGTGACCAGACCAGACAAAGGGTGCTACACAATATTTCAAAAAATGTTCCACTATTAGATTGTCCTTCCCAAAAAGCACCTCTAAAAGAAAAATGAGCTTAAGAAAACTAACTTTATAACTTTTCCCTTGACTGAGGGACAATTGTTatgcatataaatattattaaatctgTTCACTGTTACACCTTTTATACCTTATGGCCCTTTAAATGAATAAACTATCATTATAATGAATCGACACAAAAAACAATATATTATTTTTTCTCTAAAAGGGTTTAAGACGAGGGAGGGAGCAATGGCGAATCTAGCAGGTTGGTAAGGGCTTGACCgtcctaaaatgtaaaattttatatttaaattcatttataatttataaaaatttaaattaataataataaaattacactttgatccttaaaataataaaaaataatttaatcttttaaaattataaatatataaattattaaaatgataaaattacattttattattataaaaatatataatttaattcctgtaaaaaataattgaattaaaagccaaaccattgttgattcatcaaattcgtgaagctcagaaagtcgatgatgaattggttgcaaaacgggctgaatgtgttccgaatatggaatcagaatttcaaattgatgatgacaattgtttgaggttcagaagtcggttgtgtgttccaagaaattcagaactcatttcgatgattctgaacgaagctcattgtagccgaatgtcaattcacccgaggagtacgaaaatgtacaacgatccgagacgtcgttttggtggcatggtatgaaacgagacatttcgattttgtttgaagtgtttaatatgtcgcaagtaaaggcgaacatcaagtgcctacgggtttacttcaccgatcatgataccgaatggaaatgggatcgagtcacgatggattttgtgtgcgggttgccattgtcgacaagtaagaaagatgcgatttgggttgttgttgatagatcgactaagtcggctcattttatccccgacGTCTGATTTTtctttggataaactagctgaattgtatgtttctcgattgtgagattacacgggtaccgatttctattgtatcggatagagatccgagattcacctcacgattttggaagaaatttcaagaagccttgggtaccaagttgcattttagcaccgcttttcaccccaaaccgatggtcaatccgagcggataattcagatacttgaggatatgttgagatgttgcatcctcgagtttagtggttcatgggaacggtatttacctttgattgaattcgcttacaataatagttttcagtcaagcattaagatggcgccttacgaggctttgtacagtcgaaaatgccgtacaccattgttttggaccgagctcggtgaaagtaaaattttcggagtggatttgattaaagatgctgaacagaaagtaaaaataattcgtgaaagtttgaaggcagccacagaccgtcagaaatcgtatgcggatttaaaacgaaaagatattgagtattaggtgggaaacaaagtgtttcttaaggtctcaccttggaaaaagatactcagatttggccgtaagggcaaactaagtccgaggttcattgggccgtacgaaatctccgaacgaattggtccagttgcgtatagattgattttagcccccgaacttgaaaagattcataacgtttttcatgtctcgatgcttcgacgatataggtccgatccatcacacataattactccatctgagatcgaaatTCAATCGGATTTGAGTTACGAGGAAAAACCGGTTTGCATTCTaacacgtgaagtaaaagaattgcgaaataagaagatcccattagtgaaggtactgtggcataaacatggggtcgaagaagctacttgggagctcgaggattcggtgaaagaacgttatccaaatttattcgctggtaagattttcggggacgaaaatttttgagtgagggagagttgtgacagtcctaattcgaccctagtcggaatgtggtttcgaggccacaagaccgagtcccaaaatttatttaaaaatttggttgcatatcctctatgagtattagtgcatgtgtgaaaatttgatgttttaatttagacttatgaatgtgaatttcaagtgattgacttagttgagaacttaagaaaatatgatagggggatatgtaaggaccaaagaataacaaagtgaggaaacttgggtttgcatgtcaaattgcccaaaaacccaagtagtggccggccaagccatgatgcccatccactaggttaaatttcaatgcaattctttattagttagcaattaaaataaattaaagaaaggaattaaaaagaaaagatgaataaaataaagaaggaagagggagtattcatcttctttcttttcttgcaattgtcgtgagttaggagaaggaaagaagaaatgctctagacattcggccaactcaaaaggggttgattaaggtaggatttatgttacttttactaaattcttgtgaaaatctagttagtagccaatgtcttattacaacccatatgttaattttctacctaaaaggggtacttagatggcatatggttaggaagaggtaaatgctaagtgtatggtgcttttgatgttgtgaatggaagtagtggaaaagtaaaagaaaatttatgtagaaatgtggtatatgtggatttataggatgttacaaatagatgtgaagccatgctagattaggaaaaattcggtcaagtgttcatgagatgaaattttgtgtttaggtgaattaaagatgatagtatagttgatatcatatatatatgtatgcatattcgccatcaaattaagagcataggtgatgttgagtctaagctttgcacattcgccatatatatatatatatatatgcatgtgtgattggattattgatagtagggtgatagcatatggttattagcgaatagctcaaaaacatatggtaggaagataagaattagtcatgtatctcctatgatatgaaatcattaatattttgatataaatatttagtaagacggttaaactagttaatttattgattaagctcaagaagttaaaggaggagaatcaagcaaaggcaaaggaaagaacatcgagtagccgagttggaaccgttttacccaacacaaggtaagttattaagcatatattttgtattgatttaaataatcataatacttatgtacttatgcgaatgggatgatatataaatgcatgtagtgacaaaattatcgattgtaaaaagaagtgagatgtattgagttgttgatttcgcactaagtgtgcgggtataaacatttacgataatgagattggcactaagtgtgcgagtttaattgtatagcactaagtgtgcgagttgactattaagcactaagtgtgcggacttactatatattttgaataattattaacgttaagtATGCGACTTCATCGAGTAAATCATGGACAATGGAATGAGTAGATAtttgagttcataaggaatagatgttatgtttatacttggaactgagcttggtaagtcttgaacctatgtggtgattatatttgaagttaggaacatgagattattgtggagtagatgaaatgctattattagtataatctaaatgaaaataaaatgatgtgtggagatgcatcaaatatcatatcgaatatcatacgagatgtcaatggaggcttggcaagttgagagcatgtaatgctAAATGTACGTGAAGttatagcatagtcggtatggatggagtacctaatcttgcattatttgtcttcttttatgatattttataaatggacagcagtgtaatgcttatgacttactgagttatatactcattcgtgtgtttatttgtcacttatttaggttcctttgatccatttttgtgtgctcgggaccatcgtcaagtcatcacaccagcttgcaacttttggtatcttcttcttagttggtctaagagaacatttcgcatgtataggctattatgttttgtttgaactttggtatgtaaactttggatagccatgcgaaaatggcttatatacgttttgagcataatgttatagtcatcttgaatgtatatgttcattaagaggcatggaaatgtttggcaacgattagccattagaatggttcatcatgatcatattttgtgctatatatgctaaagggctagttgaatcatagaaactatgtaataggtaaagtctaccttaaaatagatgcttgaTAGAagagtgacgtgaatgtgaaaaatcactaaaaatagtaggaatggaattaaatagtgaataaattatgtaatcaaaccttgatgaatctattttcataggaaagtaacgaaatgatcatatgaacagtatattatgagatatttaagtttttgcaaaacagggccaggacggtatctggaaattcattataaataaactagagataattagaagttatgccatatatgtacagattccttttcgagtctagtttctatagaaacaaacggcatcagtattgaagccctgtacagggagatatccaagtcgtaatgcctgaaggtcagtgtagtcgaaccctgaaacaggggagactttaactaataaactgtactaattggcttaaccaaaaattctagaaaaaaatttgtagatggatatatgagtctagtttcaggaaaaatttacggaactggttttcgagttttggaactcgagatatgatttttaaggtgacagtgacgtagttagccagctcgtctgaaaatttaaaatggactgtacaataagtgatttaagtctgcgaacccctcgtgtctgactccggcaacggtctcgggtacggggtgttacaatttccttACTTCGCTTTTAGGAAGGAGAGGATTTTTCTTCTCCAATTTTCTTCCTCATCAAAGGCCCCTCCTTCCTCTCTAGATCAACCAAGCTGAGATCTCTATGGCGACATGCTACTCTCCACATTGTACTAAATAAAGTTAACAGACCAGAATCACCGACTCTCACTTTGCGCATCAATAGAGTGTTACtctcctttcctttctttttttttccttttgaaacttctttttctttcttttgttttaatgcAGTCCAAACACAGGTAAATATAGTTGTTTAATATTTATTGCTCTGCTTTCAGTCGAATTTAATCTTAAAAGGCCGAATCTGTTCTAAACCCATAGAGGGACGTTAATCTGGTTCCTGTCAAAATGGGTTCCGAACGGGTTTGATTGTATTGCATGGTGGCAGTGGGACAAAGCCCAGTTAATTGAACGGGTCAAATATACAAACTTGGGCAAACGAATACCCGAAAACCCAGGACGACTTACCAGATTATTTTGACATCAAGCGTAGTACTAACGTTGTTTTAGTCTCTGCTCATTGATCTCTTCCACTCTTCCAGTTTCTTCTTCTTTCAGTTCTTCCACCACTGTAAATGCAGGATCCCCGCCACCTTTCTGGGTTTTCTCAATGATTCACAGCTCAAAAATCAGAGTACAAGTAAAAGCAATGAATAACATTGAACTTGGGTTTCTTATATTTCTTCTCCTTTTTAACCTTCTTCTGTCCTTTTCCTATGGTAACAAACAATATATGCtttcctcttcttttttttttcttgtttttattAGTGTTCGTTTAGCTTCAAAATTTCTTTCATTGGGTTTCTTTCTTTTATTGATACtgttatggattttgtttcaagttaTTCATTCATGACTTAGGGTTGGAGATTAGGCATTAATTGTTGTTGTTTTGATAAAAGGAGGTTTCTTTTGGCCTCAATCAATTGAACCGTGATGTTAGCAGggctttgtttcttttatttgggTTTAGATAATGgggtattttgtttcttttttctttttagtttgTTAATTTTAAGCTTCAAAGTTAGCTGATTTACCCATgtgtatgtgttagattactcTGTAGATTGCAGATATTTCTGTTAAGCATGTTGTGTTTTTACTTTGAAGAGCTTCTCATTTAATGGTCTTCCTTAAATACAACAATTTATGGTTCTAAATTTTGCCTACGAAGCTACAGCATGTTAGATTCATTTGTTTTGTATCTACCAGGAGAATCCGGTGGTCTTTGTGTATCTCAAGGTGGTCGCTTTCCGCCCTTCTCTTCTGAGGGGAAACCTCCTAAAAGGGTGGGGAAGGGACACAAGGATTTGACACTCTGTAGGGTGTTTCGGAAAAAGACTTGCTGTGATGCTGCCCAGACACATCCTGCTTTGCTTTCTATTAGGAGGCTGGCTTTAACAGGTGAAGCCAGTGAAGAGTGTTTGCATTTGTGGGAATTGCTGGAATGTTCCATATGCGATCCACGAGTCGGAGTTCAGCCTGGACCCCCACTTATATGCACATCCTTCTGTGATAGAGTATTTCAGGCCTGCTCTAATGCTTACTTCTCAATGGATGCAAAGACACAGGTAGACTTTTAAGTCACCATGTAAAGATCATATACTAATGGGGTCGGCGGAGGGTTGCGTGTTTATAAAGTTTTAATTTATCCTCTGAAGAGCTATCGACACTTAGGTTGTAATAATTTGATGGCTAGGATGGTTACTTTCATGGTGCTTCCCATTCAATGAAGTCGGATATCTTCTCTGTTGTACATTAATGTGTTTTGAGCGTTGGAGCTTTATTTAGTTTTGCTTTGTGTCATACTGGTTTAGTATCTTCTCAATTTAGATATTCCCCTAGATCTAATACAAATGAAGAAACTTTCTGTCAGGTTCTAGCACCATGTGGAGCAAATGACTTTGTTTGTGGTAGAGCATCTGAATGGGCATCCAATGGAACAGAATTATGCCTTGCTGCAGGTTTCCGTGTTGAACAATCCGTTGGCATGCATGGTGGTATTGAAGAAGAGTCCTGTTATGGTGGCAAAGCGAGTCTTGATTCAATTGCTGATTCATGGGGACCTTCACGATCTGAGAAACCCCACAAAACTGGGAACTCTGGGCTCTTAGAAGATTTCCAGCAGTTGCTCCAGGATATGCCATCTAATGAAAGAGTTTCTTGGGCAGTAGGAGGCCTTGTTCTTACAGCGGGCCTACTTTTTATAAGGTTCTGTTACTTCCTTCTTGTGAATAGTTTTCCTCCAGGCatccaatttttttttcaagttttatTAAGTTTCCTAGAAGGATATCCATGTCTGGAAAAGTATTCAATGCTAAGTGGACTTCACTTCACAGTGTATTTAATCTGTTTGTAGGTTGTCTAGTTTTTTCAGTTAATTTTTTGCATTAAAATCTTATAATCATCTTCTACTTTCGTAATATTATTGACTGAGCAGCAAAAGAAAGAGCCATAACCAACGCCAAAAGCTTGCAGCTATTCAACGTGCTGCTAGGAGACTAGAAGTCAAGATGAACCCGACACCC
Above is a genomic segment from Gossypium arboreum isolate Shixiya-1 chromosome 8, ASM2569848v2, whole genome shotgun sequence containing:
- the LOC108469814 gene encoding uncharacterized protein LOC108469814, with product MIHSSKIRVQVKAMNNIELGFLIFLLLFNLLLSFSYGESGGLCVSQGGRFPPFSSEGKPPKRVGKGHKDLTLCRVFRKKTCCDAAQTHPALLSIRRLALTGEASEECLHLWELLECSICDPRVGVQPGPPLICTSFCDRVFQACSNAYFSMDAKTQVLAPCGANDFVCGRASEWASNGTELCLAAGFRVEQSVGMHGGIEEESCYGGKASLDSIADSWGPSRSEKPHKTGNSGLLEDFQQLLQDMPSNERVSWAVGGLVLTAGLLFISKRKSHNQRQKLAAIQRAARRLEVKMNPTPTSSQGNRKGNRR
- the LOC108468887 gene encoding uncharacterized protein LOC108468887, yielding MVIPPPVRPPRILKFLKPYILKMHFTNKYVSAQVIHSPTATVASAASSQEKALRSSMESTRDVAAAAKIGKILAERLLLKEIPAVSVSLKREQKYHGKVKAVIDSLREAGVKLL